From the genome of Acidobacteriota bacterium, one region includes:
- a CDS encoding dihydroorotate dehydrogenase-like protein — protein sequence MDLRTSYLGCELKSPLVASASPLSEEIDNIRRMEDAGAGAVVLHSLFEEQIIRESEALHRSLSAGTESFAESLTYLPEIIHYKQVPDFGLPGRTPDMTRYNRGQEGYLEHVRRAAEAVGIPVIASLNATSPGGWVEYARRIEDAGATALELNIYFMPTDLNVTGSDIEKNYCDLVRQVKNTIRIPIAVKLGPYFSAMAHFAGKLDEAGADALVLFNRFYQPDFDIENLEVVPTVALSTSQELLLRLHWVAILYGRVRPDLAITGGVHTAEDVLKAMMAGARVAMMTSALLRNGIGHLQRIRGDLINWMEEHEYESVRQMQGSLALRSVPNPADFERANYMRVLGSYTLRSFSSPEMGSMSRE from the coding sequence ATAGATCTCCGCACATCTTACCTCGGTTGTGAATTGAAGAGTCCGCTTGTTGCTTCGGCTTCGCCCTTGTCGGAAGAGATCGATAACATTCGCAGAATGGAAGATGCCGGCGCAGGAGCAGTCGTGCTGCATTCATTGTTCGAAGAGCAAATTATCAGAGAAAGCGAAGCCCTGCACCGTAGCCTTTCGGCGGGCACCGAAAGTTTTGCAGAGTCTTTGACTTACCTGCCTGAGATCATCCACTACAAGCAGGTCCCTGATTTTGGCTTGCCGGGTAGAACTCCGGATATGACCCGTTACAACCGCGGACAGGAGGGCTATCTGGAACACGTTCGCCGGGCGGCGGAGGCCGTCGGTATCCCGGTGATCGCAAGCTTAAACGCGACTTCGCCGGGTGGATGGGTGGAATATGCGAGGAGAATCGAAGATGCAGGGGCGACAGCACTAGAACTCAATATTTATTTCATGCCGACTGACCTGAACGTGACCGGCTCTGACATCGAAAAGAACTACTGTGACCTGGTCAGGCAGGTGAAGAATACCATTCGTATTCCCATCGCAGTCAAGCTCGGACCTTATTTCAGCGCGATGGCGCACTTTGCGGGAAAACTTGACGAGGCCGGCGCGGACGCCCTTGTGCTTTTCAACCGGTTCTATCAACCTGACTTTGATATTGAAAACCTTGAAGTGGTGCCCACGGTGGCTCTAAGCACGTCGCAGGAGCTCCTTCTGAGATTACACTGGGTGGCAATTCTTTACGGGCGCGTCAGGCCGGACTTGGCGATTACCGGGGGAGTACACACGGCCGAGGACGTGCTGAAGGCCATGATGGCAGGCGCTCGCGTGGCAATGATGACCTCCGCATTGCTGCGGAATGGGATTGGCCACTTGCAGCGGATTCGCGGGGACCTGATTAACTGGATGGAAGAACATGAATATGAATCAGTCCGCCAGATGCAGGGGAGTTTGGCCCTGAGATCGGTCCCGAATCCGGCCGATTTTGAGCGAGCCAATTATATGCGTGTGCTCGGTTCCTACACGCTGCGTAGCTTCAGTTCCCCGGAGATGGGATCGATGAGCAGAGAATGA
- a CDS encoding cytochrome c encodes MRTFYALSICLFLLVPGISQSQEKQPQQGNQQTQTAGPSTAASPAKTAPHEFVISPEQKARKNPEKFTEESTEKGKSLYMTQCAMCHGKTGDGKGDLAEVMHVSPPDFTVPDTLGKRTDGELFAIINAGSDSMPAEEKRLKEFQTWNLVNFLRTLEGKKPAKSVGMEAGTTKQ; translated from the coding sequence ATGCGTACGTTTTATGCGTTAAGCATTTGTCTCTTTCTGCTGGTTCCCGGAATTTCCCAGAGTCAGGAAAAGCAACCACAGCAAGGCAATCAACAGACCCAGACGGCAGGTCCTTCAACGGCGGCCTCGCCGGCGAAGACCGCTCCACACGAGTTTGTCATTTCGCCGGAGCAAAAGGCACGCAAGAATCCAGAAAAGTTTACTGAGGAATCGACAGAAAAAGGGAAGAGCCTGTACATGACGCAATGCGCCATGTGCCACGGAAAGACCGGCGATGGGAAGGGTGACCTTGCGGAAGTGATGCACGTAAGCCCTCCTGACTTCACCGTGCCAGATACGCTGGGCAAACGAACTGATGGAGAGTTGTTCGCTATTATCAATGCCGGATCAGATTCGATGCCGGCCGAGGAGAAGCGGCTTAAGGAATTTCAGACCTGGAATCTGGTTAATTTCTTACGTACCCTGGAGGGAAAGAAGCCTGCCAAATCCGTGGGAATGGAGGCTGGGACCACAAAACAGTAG
- a CDS encoding cytochrome-c peroxidase — MFGVSLWKKLGLVCGPLIASSALLWAQMPSHVHVPKDNPLTPAKIELGKKLFFDPRISITGTVSCNSCHNVMTNGTDNRPVSAGAHGELGDRNAPTVFNSAFRSVQFWDGRAGSLEDQAKGPPTNPVEMGMPSGEAIAERIRAIPGYRQQFAEVFGGSQPITYDHIAQAIASFERTLTTPGSAYDHFMSGDKTALSPAAQRGLKLMDSVGCTGCHSGPQFSGPEQPMGTGFYMKFPMNSDNAYVTKYNLAADIGRKRVTHRQADEHMFVVQSLRNVELTAPYFHNGSVKTLDEAVRVMASAQLGQTLTVSQVQDIVAFLDSLTGEFPQIALPRLPETPNTTLLEK; from the coding sequence ATGTTTGGCGTTTCACTATGGAAAAAACTAGGACTGGTTTGTGGTCCATTGATTGCATCGTCAGCCCTGTTGTGGGCCCAGATGCCGTCACATGTTCATGTTCCCAAAGACAATCCACTAACACCTGCCAAGATTGAATTGGGTAAAAAACTTTTCTTCGATCCTCGAATTTCTATAACGGGGACCGTTTCCTGTAACTCCTGCCATAACGTTATGACCAACGGAACAGACAATCGACCTGTTTCCGCTGGCGCACATGGAGAACTCGGCGATCGCAACGCTCCAACGGTTTTCAACTCGGCCTTTCGCAGTGTTCAATTCTGGGACGGACGCGCCGGGAGCCTTGAAGACCAGGCAAAGGGTCCGCCGACGAACCCGGTTGAAATGGGGATGCCAAGCGGTGAGGCGATAGCAGAACGGATCCGCGCCATCCCGGGATATCGCCAGCAGTTTGCGGAAGTGTTTGGCGGCAGTCAGCCCATCACTTATGATCATATCGCGCAGGCCATCGCCAGCTTTGAGCGCACATTAACCACCCCGGGCAGTGCCTACGATCATTTTATGTCGGGCGACAAGACTGCATTGAGCCCTGCTGCACAACGCGGGTTGAAGCTTATGGATTCGGTGGGTTGTACCGGTTGTCACAGTGGGCCACAGTTTAGTGGGCCTGAACAGCCGATGGGGACGGGTTTTTATATGAAGTTCCCAATGAATTCTGACAATGCATATGTGACGAAATACAACCTGGCGGCGGACATAGGACGCAAGAGAGTCACCCACCGGCAAGCGGATGAGCATATGTTTGTCGTGCAGTCGCTACGAAATGTCGAATTGACAGCACCCTATTTCCATAACGGGTCAGTGAAGACACTTGACGAAGCTGTCAGGGTGATGGCATCGGCGCAGCTTGGCCAAACGCTTACGGTAAGCCAGGTGCAGGATATTGTGGCGTTTCTCGACAGCCTGACGGGCGAATTCCCTCAGATTGCCCTGCCACGGTTGCCAGAAACACCAAATACCACTTTGCTTGAAAAATGA
- the sixA gene encoding phosphohistidine phosphatase SixA, giving the protein MPSVNDTNESKDTQGYQFYVMRHGIAVARGDPNFPDDAQRPLTSEGKKKLRAIAKGLFRLGLCVDSIISSPLVRASETAAIVAEVFGPGIKVESSDFLRPGGSLQALLTSLGKRNDHRSVLVVGHEPDLSEGVARLIGNTRASFQFKKGGCCRIDFDKFPPRPPGKLIWWLTPRVMRKIG; this is encoded by the coding sequence ATGCCTTCGGTCAATGACACCAACGAAAGTAAAGATACACAAGGCTATCAATTCTACGTAATGCGACACGGGATTGCGGTTGCCCGGGGCGACCCCAATTTTCCTGATGATGCGCAACGCCCACTAACGTCAGAGGGTAAGAAGAAGTTGCGGGCGATAGCAAAAGGACTTTTCCGCCTTGGGCTTTGCGTGGACTCCATCATCAGCAGTCCGCTGGTCCGGGCCTCTGAAACGGCCGCAATCGTCGCGGAGGTTTTTGGCCCCGGCATCAAGGTTGAGTCTTCGGATTTCCTGCGGCCGGGCGGGTCATTGCAGGCGTTGCTGACTTCTCTCGGCAAGCGGAATGACCACCGCAGCGTTCTCGTGGTCGGGCATGAGCCAGACCTCAGTGAGGGCGTGGCAAGACTGATCGGGAACACCCGTGCCAGTTTTCAGTTCAAGAAAGGAGGATGTTGCCGTATCGATTTCGACAAATTTCCTCCTCGTCCTCCGGGAAAACTCATATGGTGGCTCACACCGCGGGTCATGCGGAAGATTGGTTGA
- a CDS encoding GNAT family N-acetyltransferase — MLRSEIRLLEKHEEYKKCEYAQRAIWGSLSVAAEVMLVTQKSGGAVLGAFINGRLVGFVYALLARRNGEIVHWSHMMGILPGYRSRGLGLRLKLAHRELALSQGIKSICWTYDPLQSRNASLNLSKLGARVEEYVINYYGRFHSIIEQGLPSDRFVVKWPIASGTVAQLLAGGKKTVKLPHVPKINLTTTNHRGFLVNQEVNLSRREAGLLVEIPADTDLMRAKALALAKRWRIQTREIFLGYFSKGYSVRGFLTENQNSSSPRCFYLLLRK, encoded by the coding sequence ATGTTAAGGTCTGAAATTAGATTGCTTGAGAAGCATGAAGAATACAAGAAATGCGAATACGCCCAAAGGGCCATCTGGGGAAGCCTTAGCGTGGCGGCAGAAGTCATGCTGGTGACCCAAAAGTCTGGCGGGGCTGTGTTGGGAGCGTTTATCAATGGAAGACTGGTCGGGTTCGTTTATGCTCTCCTGGCCCGCCGAAATGGAGAAATCGTTCACTGGTCTCACATGATGGGAATACTGCCTGGGTACCGCAGCCGGGGACTGGGCCTCCGTCTGAAACTGGCTCACCGGGAACTCGCGTTGTCCCAAGGGATCAAGTCCATCTGCTGGACCTATGACCCTCTCCAAAGCCGCAACGCAAGCCTGAACTTGAGCAAGCTGGGCGCCCGTGTTGAAGAATATGTCATCAACTACTACGGCCGGTTTCACAGCATTATTGAGCAAGGGCTACCGAGCGACCGGTTTGTTGTGAAATGGCCGATTGCTTCAGGGACCGTAGCTCAGCTCCTCGCGGGGGGTAAAAAAACTGTGAAACTACCGCATGTGCCGAAAATCAACCTGACCACCACGAACCATAGGGGATTTCTGGTGAATCAGGAGGTCAATCTTAGCCGCCGTGAGGCCGGACTACTGGTTGAAATTCCTGCTGATACAGACCTTATGCGAGCGAAGGCGTTGGCACTCGCAAAACGTTGGCGGATTCAAACACGGGAGATCTTTCTGGGCTACTTTTCGAAGGGCTATTCTGTGCGCGGCTTCCTTACGGAAAATCAGAACTCCTCCAGTCCGCGATGTTTCTATCTCCTTCTACGTAAATAA
- a CDS encoding zinc ribbon domain-containing protein has product MPIFEYKCRDCGSEFEKISYTSSAEILCKNCSSPKVEKLLSVFAVAGTPHEGLSSEPGPCPCGAPRRGMCGE; this is encoded by the coding sequence ATGCCTATTTTTGAGTATAAGTGCCGGGATTGCGGTTCGGAATTCGAGAAGATTTCGTACACTTCAAGTGCAGAAATCCTCTGCAAGAATTGCTCAAGTCCGAAGGTCGAGAAGCTTTTGTCGGTGTTTGCCGTTGCGGGAACTCCTCATGAAGGGCTTTCGAGCGAACCAGGCCCCTGCCCATGCGGTGCGCCTCGCCGCGGCATGTGCGGTGAATAG
- a CDS encoding sugar phosphate isomerase/epimerase yields the protein MNNKFTRRRFLQSSGAAAYAGAGLALPSQVQALARGVDPQNVQSEPRMFPGCCAYSYRKYLKGGQMSMEDFIRQMVKIGSVGADMTVYWFKSTDPAYLDDLRHLAFRSGVPLSGAACGSSMVQASTDKRREVLEDIKKWVDVANCLGVSHLRIFGGKLPPGATVKQGTDWVVETMKPACDYAGKKGITLGIEDHAGVTQSADVCLEIMHRVNSPYAGINLDITHFIRTGSEDPYTQIKACIPYATQTHIRDHFDDGTPIDMDRVWKMFQEGGYKGYMSVEYEGKDDPMTGIPKLMDKVKTLCRKYSSA from the coding sequence ATGAATAATAAGTTCACACGGAGACGTTTCCTGCAATCATCGGGAGCAGCAGCCTATGCGGGGGCCGGACTCGCCCTTCCATCGCAGGTACAGGCTCTCGCAAGAGGAGTCGATCCCCAAAATGTACAATCCGAGCCCAGGATGTTCCCGGGGTGTTGCGCGTATTCCTACCGGAAATATCTTAAGGGTGGCCAGATGAGCATGGAGGATTTTATTCGTCAGATGGTAAAGATCGGATCAGTAGGAGCAGACATGACGGTCTACTGGTTCAAGTCCACTGATCCAGCTTACCTGGACGATCTTCGCCATCTGGCCTTCAGAAGCGGCGTGCCGCTTTCAGGCGCGGCTTGCGGATCCAGTATGGTGCAGGCCAGCACTGATAAACGACGCGAAGTGCTCGAAGACATCAAGAAGTGGGTGGATGTTGCGAACTGTCTGGGTGTTTCACACCTGCGCATTTTCGGGGGCAAGCTTCCCCCCGGAGCAACCGTGAAGCAAGGAACCGATTGGGTGGTCGAAACCATGAAGCCTGCCTGTGATTATGCGGGCAAGAAAGGCATCACGCTTGGCATCGAGGACCATGCCGGCGTCACCCAAAGCGCGGACGTTTGCCTGGAAATCATGCACCGGGTAAACTCGCCTTACGCCGGGATCAACCTCGATATCACGCACTTTATCCGCACAGGGTCTGAGGATCCTTACACCCAGATCAAAGCCTGCATTCCGTACGCCACCCAAACTCACATCCGTGACCATTTTGATGATGGCACGCCAATCGACATGGATCGCGTGTGGAAAATGTTCCAGGAAGGCGGCTACAAAGGCTACATGTCCGTCGAATACGAGGGGAAGGACGACCCCATGACGGGCATACCTAAATTGATGGACAAGGTCAAAACGCTCTGCCGGAAATACTCCAGCGCGTAG